In Deltaproteobacteria bacterium, a single genomic region encodes these proteins:
- a CDS encoding type IV pilus twitching motility protein PilT: MDLSALLTLAVQSAASDLHLSSGEPPILRIHGDLQRLDSPLLAREAVRSLIDRLLDDDQRKTFTAARELDFAYDLGAIGRFRVNVFVQQRGAGAVFRLIPTVIPTIEQLGLPPILKKLCDKKKGLILVTGPTGAGKSTTLAAMIDHINRTVPGHIVTIEDPIEFTHRSQRCLVNQREVGAHTHSFANALRAALREDPDVILVGEMRDLETIQLAITAAETGHLVFGTLHAPSAPQTVDRVIGVFPATQQAQVRMQFADSIEAVITQTLCKKKGGGRVAALEILLATAATRNLIRESKVHQLLSAMQVGQKDGMQTLDAALMDLVNKNAITREEAQAKGAAVPGGTLLGSGGGKPPTGRVG, translated from the coding sequence ATCGACCTCTCCGCACTATTGACGCTGGCCGTGCAATCCGCCGCTTCTGACCTACATCTCAGCAGCGGCGAACCACCGATCCTTCGTATCCATGGCGACCTGCAACGGCTCGACTCCCCGCTGCTTGCGCGCGAGGCGGTGCGGTCGCTGATCGACCGCCTCTTGGATGACGACCAACGCAAAACTTTCACGGCGGCGCGAGAACTCGATTTCGCCTACGACTTAGGCGCCATCGGACGATTTCGTGTCAACGTCTTCGTGCAGCAACGCGGCGCGGGCGCGGTCTTTCGATTGATCCCCACGGTGATTCCTACCATCGAGCAGCTCGGACTGCCGCCGATTCTCAAGAAACTCTGTGACAAGAAAAAAGGGCTGATTCTGGTGACCGGGCCGACGGGTGCCGGAAAATCCACCACCCTGGCGGCCATGATCGATCATATTAACCGAACCGTCCCCGGACACATCGTAACCATCGAAGATCCGATCGAGTTCACACATCGATCGCAACGCTGTCTGGTCAACCAACGTGAGGTAGGGGCGCATACGCATTCCTTCGCCAACGCGCTGCGCGCCGCGTTGCGTGAGGACCCGGATGTTATCCTGGTCGGAGAAATGCGCGACCTGGAGACGATTCAACTGGCGATTACAGCGGCGGAAACTGGGCACTTGGTCTTCGGGACTTTGCATGCGCCAAGCGCGCCGCAAACGGTCGACCGGGTGATCGGAGTGTTTCCCGCCACCCAACAGGCGCAAGTCCGCATGCAGTTCGCCGACTCGATCGAAGCCGTGATTACCCAAACGCTGTGCAAGAAGAAAGGCGGTGGGCGCGTTGCCGCCTTGGAAATTTTGCTGGCGACGGCGGCAACGCGGAACTTAATCCGCGAAAGCAAGGTGCATCAGTTGCTCTCGGCCATGCAGGTAGGGCAGAAAGACGGCATGCAGACGTTGGACGCCGCACTCATGGACTTGGTGAATAAGAATGCGATTACGCGCGAAGAAGCGCAGGCCAAAGGGGCCGCCGTGCCTGGAGGCACCTTGCTCGGGTCCGGCGGCGGGAAACCTCCGACTGGGCGGGTGGGGTAG
- the ispD gene encoding 2-C-methyl-D-erythritol 4-phosphate cytidylyltransferase, which produces MVVNAVVVAAGKGERMGAVLPKPFLPVVGVPLFVHTLRSLSRSSFLRKLVLVIAAEYEPLCCQLLERHGPFRLPITLVHGGLERQDSVRLGLAALDPDCDIVVIHDAARPFIAVETIDASVRVAAQHGGALVAIPARDTIKRVNPDGLVVETVPRHDLWLAQTPQTFRVALIKEAHARAQAQGVTATDDAALLEWAGGTVKIVPGDGRNFKLTTPEDLPLAEALLGAEQDNF; this is translated from the coding sequence ATGGTGGTCAATGCGGTGGTCGTTGCCGCTGGAAAAGGCGAGCGCATGGGGGCGGTCCTTCCCAAACCCTTTCTCCCCGTCGTTGGCGTTCCCCTCTTTGTCCATACACTCCGCAGTCTCTCTCGCTCTTCATTCCTGCGTAAGCTCGTGCTTGTGATCGCAGCGGAATACGAGCCGCTATGTTGCCAGCTCCTCGAACGACACGGCCCTTTCCGCCTCCCGATTACCCTTGTGCATGGCGGGTTGGAGCGGCAAGATTCCGTCCGGCTGGGCTTGGCCGCGCTCGATCCGGACTGCGACATTGTGGTCATTCACGACGCGGCGCGCCCGTTTATCGCCGTCGAGACTATAGACGCCAGTGTGAGGGTCGCGGCGCAACACGGAGGGGCGTTAGTGGCGATTCCGGCGCGTGATACTATCAAGCGGGTTAATCCAGATGGCCTTGTTGTCGAAACTGTACCCCGGCATGATCTCTGGCTGGCGCAAACCCCACAGACGTTTCGCGTTGCCCTCATCAAGGAGGCGCATGCCCGCGCCCAGGCGCAGGGAGTCACCGCCACCGACGACGCGGCATTGCTGGAATGGGCAGGAGGCACCGTCAAAATCGTCCCCGGCGATGGCCGCAACTTCAAACTCACCACCCCCGAAGATTTGCCATTGGCGGAAGCGTTGTTGGGGGCTGAACAGGATAATTTCTAG
- a CDS encoding CarD family transcriptional regulator — protein sequence MFRIGAKVAYPGHGIGVVEALEKKTIQGSECEFFAVRLLENGGLFLVPAAQVTSESLRPPLSRETVSKVYHILRTPKPLGSPANWPRRSRTYPDKIRTGSLIETAKILRDLLTLKTEKTLSSSESEMLTTAHDRLVKELAGERATSKEKILEELRAMFLFAVSKSAVPARS from the coding sequence ATGTTTCGCATCGGAGCAAAGGTCGCATATCCTGGCCACGGCATCGGGGTTGTCGAAGCTCTAGAAAAGAAGACTATTCAAGGGTCGGAGTGTGAGTTTTTTGCGGTACGCCTACTAGAGAATGGCGGTCTTTTCCTCGTGCCAGCCGCCCAGGTGACGTCAGAGAGTCTTCGTCCCCCGCTCAGCCGGGAAACCGTCAGCAAAGTCTATCATATCCTCCGCACGCCAAAGCCGCTGGGCAGCCCGGCGAATTGGCCTCGTCGCTCCCGCACCTATCCGGACAAGATCAGAACCGGGTCCCTCATCGAAACGGCAAAGATTCTGCGCGACTTGCTGACGCTCAAAACGGAAAAGACGCTTTCTTCGAGCGAAAGCGAAATGCTCACGACCGCCCACGACCGGCTGGTGAAAGAACTTGCCGGTGAGCGAGCGACGTCAAAAGAAAAAATCTTGGAAGAACTGCGCGCCATGTTTCTCTTTGCGGTCTCTAAAAGCGCGGTGCCGGCGCGCTCCTGA
- the rimI gene encoding ribosomal protein S18-alanine N-acetyltransferase — protein sequence MKKKRETARSAVTLRLMTEDDLDAVLAIEEASFPAPWTRAAFVHELRVPHSQLTVAEQRGQVVGYLCGWYIADEVQILDVAVHSACRRQGVGEQLLRHALAVGRGCGAQAVHLEVRRGNLPALTLYGKFGFREVAVRQRYYANGEDALLLTCLLSPEEQ from the coding sequence ATGAAGAAGAAAAGAGAGACCGCTAGATCTGCCGTCACCCTGCGCCTCATGACGGAAGATGACCTCGATGCCGTACTGGCGATCGAAGAAGCCTCGTTTCCCGCTCCGTGGACGCGGGCGGCGTTCGTCCATGAACTGCGCGTTCCCCATAGCCAATTAACCGTGGCCGAGCAACGCGGGCAGGTGGTAGGCTACTTATGCGGCTGGTATATTGCAGACGAGGTGCAGATCCTCGACGTCGCCGTCCATTCCGCTTGTCGTCGGCAAGGCGTCGGAGAACAACTGCTCCGGCATGCTCTGGCAGTGGGACGGGGGTGCGGCGCCCAAGCCGTCCATCTCGAAGTCCGCCGCGGCAATCTCCCTGCATTGACACTGTATGGCAAGTTCGGTTTTCGTGAAGTCGCGGTTAGACAGCGCTATTACGCCAATGGGGAAGACGCGCTGCTGCTGACGTGCTTGCTCTCGCCTGAAGAGCAATAA
- a CDS encoding helix-hairpin-helix domain-containing protein, translated as MKRWGQRLLVATMVSGFLGGAPAWSQQAPAATPVPATKPAAAPAPKATGKVNINTADEAGLTSLKGIGKVKAQAILDYRQKNGSFKTVDDLAKVKGIGEKTVAKLKEHLTVE; from the coding sequence ATGAAGCGATGGGGACAACGTCTCCTGGTAGCTACCATGGTCTCAGGTTTCCTCGGTGGAGCACCGGCCTGGAGCCAACAAGCTCCCGCCGCTACGCCGGTGCCGGCGACAAAACCGGCCGCAGCACCGGCCCCGAAGGCCACAGGGAAAGTCAACATTAACACTGCCGACGAGGCGGGGCTGACCTCGCTGAAGGGCATCGGCAAAGTCAAGGCGCAAGCGATCCTCGACTATCGCCAGAAGAATGGATCGTTCAAGACGGTGGACGATCTCGCCAAAGTGAAAGGGATTGGGGAAAAGACCGTGGCGAAGCTGAAGGAGCATCTGACAGTCGAGTAG
- the uvrC gene encoding excinuclease ABC subunit UvrC, whose amino-acid sequence MHDLATETSAAEAVLDAKLALLPTSPGVYLFRDKNREVIYVGKAKNLRARVRQYARGGDGRVQITFLLSQLADVEVLLTGSEKEALLLENTLIKQYWPRYNIRLKDDKSYWHVKVTTHAAWPRLFLTRQVVKDGSKYLGPFHSSAAVQETLEIIRKVFPLRTCSDTVFRNRTRPCLEYQIKRCLGPCTLPVDPADYQQQLKNALLLLEGKNSELVQQLTARMQEAAEGLRFEEAARVRDQIRAMEQTGEKQHVATPLGHDQDIFGLYREGGIVEVEVLLVRGGKLVGNLDYSFEDNEFPDEEVLSEMLTQFYQGDRFLPDEVLLPVLLEDAAAREELLSERKSKSVTVLHPQRGDKVRLVEMAQENARQSFVEKRRGAEQKEKTLDSLRRALALRTAPKRIECFDISNIQGNLAVGSMVVFDEGEPDKNRYRRFRIKTVEGADDFGMMYEVLIRRYQRALEEHDLPDLLMVDGGKGQLGVAVEVLRELNITEVDLIGLAKMRTERDPFAEEVEHSSERVFLPGRKNPVILRPNSTALFLLQRVRDEAHRFAITYHRQLRAKERLSSPLDAVAGVGPARRKALLRHFGSLKRIRVATVEELTQVSGITTTVAEAIERFFTQEQPVATEDNVGA is encoded by the coding sequence GTGCACGATCTCGCGACAGAAACCTCGGCTGCGGAAGCCGTCCTCGACGCCAAACTCGCCTTGCTGCCCACGAGTCCCGGCGTGTATCTCTTCCGCGATAAGAACCGAGAGGTCATTTACGTCGGCAAAGCCAAGAATTTGCGCGCGCGCGTGCGGCAATACGCTCGCGGTGGGGATGGCCGCGTGCAAATCACCTTCCTCTTGTCGCAGTTGGCCGATGTCGAGGTGCTGCTGACCGGCAGCGAGAAGGAAGCCTTGCTACTGGAAAACACCCTCATCAAGCAATACTGGCCGCGTTACAACATCCGTCTCAAGGACGACAAGTCCTATTGGCATGTCAAAGTCACCACGCACGCTGCCTGGCCGCGCTTGTTTCTCACCCGTCAGGTCGTGAAAGACGGCAGCAAATATCTGGGTCCTTTTCACTCCAGCGCGGCGGTGCAGGAAACGTTGGAGATTATCCGCAAGGTCTTTCCCTTACGTACCTGCTCGGACACCGTGTTTCGCAATCGCACACGCCCGTGTCTGGAGTACCAAATTAAGCGCTGTCTCGGGCCGTGTACTCTGCCGGTCGATCCCGCCGATTATCAACAGCAGTTGAAGAACGCGCTGCTCCTCCTGGAAGGGAAGAATAGCGAATTAGTGCAGCAACTGACGGCGCGCATGCAGGAGGCTGCCGAGGGGCTGCGTTTCGAGGAGGCGGCGCGGGTGCGCGACCAGATTCGCGCCATGGAACAAACCGGCGAGAAGCAACACGTCGCCACTCCGCTTGGCCACGACCAAGATATTTTCGGTCTCTACCGGGAAGGGGGGATCGTCGAGGTCGAGGTCCTCCTGGTGCGCGGAGGCAAGCTGGTCGGCAACCTCGACTACAGTTTCGAGGACAACGAATTCCCCGATGAAGAAGTGCTGTCCGAGATGCTGACACAGTTTTATCAGGGCGATCGTTTTCTTCCCGACGAGGTGCTGCTGCCGGTGCTGCTGGAAGACGCGGCAGCGCGGGAAGAGCTGCTGAGCGAGCGCAAAAGCAAAAGCGTGACGGTGCTGCACCCGCAACGCGGCGACAAGGTGCGGTTGGTGGAGATGGCGCAGGAAAATGCGCGTCAGAGTTTCGTCGAGAAGCGGCGCGGTGCGGAACAAAAAGAGAAAACGCTCGATAGCCTCCGCCGTGCATTAGCACTGCGCACGGCACCGAAGCGCATCGAATGTTTCGATATCTCGAACATCCAAGGCAACTTGGCGGTTGGCTCGATGGTGGTGTTCGACGAGGGCGAGCCGGATAAAAACCGCTATCGTCGCTTTCGCATTAAAACCGTCGAGGGGGCGGATGACTTTGGCATGATGTATGAAGTGCTCATCCGCCGCTACCAACGTGCCCTGGAGGAACATGATCTGCCCGATCTGCTCATGGTGGACGGCGGCAAAGGGCAACTGGGGGTCGCGGTCGAAGTGTTGCGCGAACTGAACATCACCGAAGTCGATCTGATTGGGTTGGCCAAAATGCGCACCGAGCGCGACCCGTTCGCCGAAGAAGTGGAGCATTCGTCGGAACGGGTGTTTCTCCCCGGGCGCAAAAACCCCGTCATCCTCAGACCCAACTCCACTGCGTTGTTTCTGCTGCAACGTGTCCGCGACGAGGCCCACCGCTTCGCCATTACCTATCATCGCCAGTTGCGCGCCAAAGAACGGTTAAGCTCGCCGCTGGATGCCGTTGCCGGTGTCGGACCTGCGCGTCGAAAAGCCCTCTTGCGTCACTTCGGCAGCTTGAAACGTATCCGCGTGGCCACAGTCGAGGAACTGACTCAGGTCTCCGGCATCACCACGACGGTCGCCGAGGCGATCGAACGCTTCTTTACTCAAGAGCAACCGGTAGCTACCGAGGACAACGTGGGCGCATGA